A single window of Salvia splendens isolate huo1 chromosome 8, SspV2, whole genome shotgun sequence DNA harbors:
- the LOC121743312 gene encoding protein JASON-like isoform X1, whose amino-acid sequence MSCFFSCFRVKDSGANPVAPPQEPAAPRSKNALSSLFQSDDGTLRKGEECQNRLPREIDVRDFKDENKFSKPNRTSVETPIKVRKALEKWEDASAQMEAEKFGSWLLNASMEKQEPEKQSNESSVLVASCSFLTTPSSCMTDGHYTGEVSSSSVQRIDVHNAVEIHSEQSKYESVESHHASDRSAISSISADPSASAGAYSVTKVLPYPNMEELDEEELGYQDSAISHQGQPNEQKKVDSVIEEADDEGSLTSWFKPISAKQDGSNKQLSSVSSQCRKPPADRPILGMVAAHWNDVEAPNDPPPPPKWWDGNGIPNSTNKYKEDQKVNWHATSFEERLEKALSEESLISQRKPTTNISTPFEFNETEESDTAMSYFQSSSRPKSVVSF is encoded by the exons ATGAGCTGCTTTTTCAGCTGTTTTCGCGTCAAAGACTCCGGCGCTAATCCCGTTGCTCCTCCG CAGGAGCCAGCTGCGCCTCGGAGTAAAAATGCGCTGTCGTCGCTGTTCCAGTCTGATG ACGGAACGCTTCGAAAAGGAGAGGAGTGTCAAAATCGGTTGCCTCGAGAAATCGATGTCAGAGATTTCAAGGATGAG AATAAGTTTTCTAAACCTAATCGAACTTCAGTCGAAACGCCTATCAAAGTCCGAAAAGCCTTGGAGAAATGGGAGGATGCATCAGCTCAAATGGAAGCTGAAAAGTTTGGTTCATGGCTTCTCAATGCATCAATGGAGAAACAGGAACCGGAGAAGCAATCTAATGAGTCTTCAGTGCTTGTTGCATCATGTTCTTTCTTAACCACTCCAAGCAG CTGCATGACTGATGGACATTACACTGGTGAAGTCTCAAGCAGCTCGGTCCAAAGAATTGATGTTCATAATGCAGTTGAAATTCATTCCGAACAAAGCAAATATGAATCTGTTGAATCTCACCATGCATCAGATAGGTCAGCTATCTCATCAATCTCTGCAGATCCATCTGCATCAGCTGGAGCTTACAGTGTAACAAAGGTGTTACCATATCCAAACATGGAGGAGTTAGATGAGGAAGAATTGGGGTATCAAGATTCTGCTATCAGTCACCAGGGACAACCAAACGAGCAAAAGAAGGTAGATTCGGTTATAGAGGAGGCGGATGATGAAGGAAGCTTAACTTCTTGGTTCAAGCCGATTTCAGCCAAGCAAGATGGTAGTAACAAACAACTTAGTTCCGTTTCTAGTCAATGTAGGAAACCTCCTGCCGATAGGCCTATTCTGGGAATGGTTGCAGCTCATTGGAACGATGTTGAGGCGCCCAacgatcctcctcctcctcctaaaTGGTGGGACGGGaatggaattccaaattccacTAACAAGTACAAAGAG GATCAGAAAGTCAATTGGCACGCGACGTCTTTTGAGGAGAGACTAGAAAAGGCGCTGTCTGAAGAATCTTTGATTTCTCAGAG GAAGCCCACCACCAACATCAGTACTCCATTTGAGTTCAATGAAACTGAAGAATCCGATACTGCCATGTCATATTTTCAATCTTCATCGCGTCCCAAATCTGTTGTTTCGTTCTGA
- the LOC121743312 gene encoding protein JASON-like isoform X2 has protein sequence MSCFFSCFRVKDSGANPVAPPEPAAPRSKNALSSLFQSDDGTLRKGEECQNRLPREIDVRDFKDENKFSKPNRTSVETPIKVRKALEKWEDASAQMEAEKFGSWLLNASMEKQEPEKQSNESSVLVASCSFLTTPSSCMTDGHYTGEVSSSSVQRIDVHNAVEIHSEQSKYESVESHHASDRSAISSISADPSASAGAYSVTKVLPYPNMEELDEEELGYQDSAISHQGQPNEQKKVDSVIEEADDEGSLTSWFKPISAKQDGSNKQLSSVSSQCRKPPADRPILGMVAAHWNDVEAPNDPPPPPKWWDGNGIPNSTNKYKEDQKVNWHATSFEERLEKALSEESLISQRKPTTNISTPFEFNETEESDTAMSYFQSSSRPKSVVSF, from the exons ATGAGCTGCTTTTTCAGCTGTTTTCGCGTCAAAGACTCCGGCGCTAATCCCGTTGCTCCTCCG GAGCCAGCTGCGCCTCGGAGTAAAAATGCGCTGTCGTCGCTGTTCCAGTCTGATG ACGGAACGCTTCGAAAAGGAGAGGAGTGTCAAAATCGGTTGCCTCGAGAAATCGATGTCAGAGATTTCAAGGATGAG AATAAGTTTTCTAAACCTAATCGAACTTCAGTCGAAACGCCTATCAAAGTCCGAAAAGCCTTGGAGAAATGGGAGGATGCATCAGCTCAAATGGAAGCTGAAAAGTTTGGTTCATGGCTTCTCAATGCATCAATGGAGAAACAGGAACCGGAGAAGCAATCTAATGAGTCTTCAGTGCTTGTTGCATCATGTTCTTTCTTAACCACTCCAAGCAG CTGCATGACTGATGGACATTACACTGGTGAAGTCTCAAGCAGCTCGGTCCAAAGAATTGATGTTCATAATGCAGTTGAAATTCATTCCGAACAAAGCAAATATGAATCTGTTGAATCTCACCATGCATCAGATAGGTCAGCTATCTCATCAATCTCTGCAGATCCATCTGCATCAGCTGGAGCTTACAGTGTAACAAAGGTGTTACCATATCCAAACATGGAGGAGTTAGATGAGGAAGAATTGGGGTATCAAGATTCTGCTATCAGTCACCAGGGACAACCAAACGAGCAAAAGAAGGTAGATTCGGTTATAGAGGAGGCGGATGATGAAGGAAGCTTAACTTCTTGGTTCAAGCCGATTTCAGCCAAGCAAGATGGTAGTAACAAACAACTTAGTTCCGTTTCTAGTCAATGTAGGAAACCTCCTGCCGATAGGCCTATTCTGGGAATGGTTGCAGCTCATTGGAACGATGTTGAGGCGCCCAacgatcctcctcctcctcctaaaTGGTGGGACGGGaatggaattccaaattccacTAACAAGTACAAAGAG GATCAGAAAGTCAATTGGCACGCGACGTCTTTTGAGGAGAGACTAGAAAAGGCGCTGTCTGAAGAATCTTTGATTTCTCAGAG GAAGCCCACCACCAACATCAGTACTCCATTTGAGTTCAATGAAACTGAAGAATCCGATACTGCCATGTCATATTTTCAATCTTCATCGCGTCCCAAATCTGTTGTTTCGTTCTGA
- the LOC121745232 gene encoding uncharacterized protein LOC121745232 isoform X2: MQQLDQVKEKPAPLNMGEVNFSQAEDVQLETTRARFSNLLKRHAELTERLSRDSDKSVFERLQREFEAAQTSQTQEICLDGGQWNDGLLATIRERVHMEAERKAVLLQGDAASVPNLPFHEKITYRVGNKMICCLDGSRIGIQYETSFAGEPCELFHCVLESKSFLEKMTVLEHTIPFFLPIRDAENDYLSSNAMKFIDYVGDLLQAYIDRREQVRLIKELYGNQIGELYCSLPYHMIEFVLADFDCKVIVSIRYGELVSTLPSTISVLAWPMHQHKKLRTSVAPASRKESPGNQLVPARLVHAEDALRSMSLPEAFAEIVLSLPKSLDEAFPDHSASSRVCSQ, from the exons AtgcagcaacttgatcaagtcaaGGAGAAGCCTGCTCCTCTAAATATGGGAGAAGTG AACTTTTCCCAGGCTGAGGATGTACAGTTGGAGACTACACGGGCAAGAT TTTCAAATCTCCTTAAAAGGCATGCTGAATTAACGGAGCGGCTCTCTAG GGATTCTGACAAATCAGTTTTTGAGCGTTTGCAAAGAGAATTTGAAGCTGCACAGACTTCTCAAACTCAAG AAATATGTTTGGATGGTGGGCAATGGAATGATGGGCTATTAGCTACTATAAGAGAGCGG GTTCACATGGAGGCTGAAAGAAAGGCAGTGCTACTACAAGGGGATGCCGCTTCAGTGCCCAATTTACCTTTCCATGAAAAAATAACTTACAGAGTTGGAAATAAA ATGATCTGTTGTTTAGATGGATCAAGGATTGGCATTCAATATGAGACCTCATTTGCTG GAGAACCTTGTGAGCTGTTCCATTGTGTTCTTGAAAGCAAATCATTTCTTGAGAAAATGACAGTTCTTGAGCACACAATTCCATTTTTCTTGCCGATACGCGATGCGGAAAATGATTACCTCTCTTCAAATGCAATG AAGTTTATAGATTACGTCGGAGACTTGCTGCAGGCCTACATTGATAGACGAGAGCAG GTTCGTCTTATTAAAGAGTTGTATGGAAATCAAATAGGAGAACTGTATTGCAGTCTTCCATATCATATGATTGAATTTGTGCTTGCAGATTTTGATTG CAAGGTGATAGTCAGCATTAGATATGGGGAACTCGTCTCTACGCTTCCGTCAACCATCAGTGTCCTTGCTTGGCCGATGCACCAACATAAGAAACTCCGGACTTCTGTAGCACCAGCCAGCAGGAAGGAAAGCCCTGGCAATCAACTAGTTCCAGCTCGATTGGTACATGCTGAGGATGCATTGCGTTCAATGAGTCTACCCGAAG CTTTCGCAGAGATCGTTCTGAGCCTGCCCAAATCTCTTGATGAAGCATTTCCGGATCATAGCGCGAGTTCCCGTGTTTGCTCCCAGTAG
- the LOC121744791 gene encoding switch-associated protein 70-like: MASNGAPLGDVDTQTSLEKIKRQLASSSGRQLLQGPLLKRSETLRKWNERWVVLDPTTGKMEYKVRRNEPAVKGTITFDANSTITISPVNFQGLPKYDGCCFYIGTPQKKDYFLCAETPAATRAWVSTLHATQLVLKAHKEAVNTLSGNGSTKLGTVATVVAAANSTALEASKEIEAAMQVSMRNALGAMMNKTPDLPMDDLSIMKETLRVKDEELQNLARDVRARDSTIKELAEKLSETAEAAEAAASAAYTMDEQRRIACAEVERLTRDSEKQFESSKQKIRELEEKAQNLSREKDQLIEERDSAIREAHLWRSELAKARERAVILEGAAVRAEEKVRVTEADTEARLKEAIEKESTAANEKQELLSYINALQEQLKRQQMETREVFAERTDSHSSIGGDLPLTKHVDPSQENVDKACMSVSMTTSSPAESDLHSIRESEWSDIQTTEARIADVREVGPDAEEHSLDIPVVTFPTNGHPEHDSSHQP, from the exons CTACGGAAGTGGAACGAGAGGTGGGTGGTTCTAGACCCAACAACTGGGAAGATGGAATACAA GGTCAGGAGAAATGAGCCGGCAGTAAAAGGAACCATAACATTTGATGCAAACAGCACTATCACAATTTCTCCTGTGAACTTCCA GGGACTACCGAAGTATGATGGATGTTGTTTCT ATATTGGGACACCACAGAAAAAGGATTATTTTCTTTGTGCAGAGACTCCTGCTGCTACCAGAGCTTGGGTGTCAACACTACA CGCAACTCAACTGGTTCTCAAGGCTCACAAAGAAGCGGTGAACACCTTAAGTGGAAATGGATCCACAAAGTTAGGAACGGTTGCCACTGTTGTTGCTGCTGCAAATTCAACAGCACTGGAAGCTTCTAAAGAAATTGAAGCTGCCATGCAAGTTTCTATGAGGAATGCCTTGGGGGCTATGATGAATAAGACACCTGATCTTCCGATGGATGATTTATCAATCATGAAG GAAACGTTGAGGGTCAAGGATGAAGAGCTGCAAAATTTGGCTAGAGATGTTCGTGCTAGAGATTCAACCATAAAGGAATTAGCAGAGAAACTATCCGAGACCGCTGAAGCTGCAGAAGCTGCGGCCTCTGCTGCCTATACCATGGATGAGCAAAGGAGAATAGCATGTGCAGAGGTTGAGCGGCTGACTAGAGATTCAGAGAAACAATTTGAGTCATCTAAACAGAAG ATTAGAGAGCTGGAAGAGAAAGCTCAGAATCTGAGCAGAGAGAAAGATCAGCTGATAGAGGAAAGGGATTCGGCCATTCGGGAAGCTCATTTGTGGCGTTCAGAGCTCGCGAAAGCTAGAGAGCGTGCTGTCATATTAGAAGGAGCAGCTGTTCGAGCTGAAGAGAAGGTCAGAGTTACAGAGGCTGATACTGAAGCACGACTAAAGGAAGCAATCGAAAAAGAGTCAACTGCTGCTAATGAGAAGCAAGAATTACTTTCATATATCAATGCCTTGCAAGAACAGCTGAAAAG GCAGCAGATGGAGACCCGAGAAGTGTTTGCAGAGAGGACCGATTCTCACTCGAGTATAGGTGGCGATTTACCATTAACAAAGCACGTGGATCCATCACAGGAGAATGTCGATAAAGCCTGCATGAGCGTTTCAATGACGACATCATCGCCTGCAGAATCAGATCTCCATTCTATCCGGGAGAGTGAATGGAGCGACATCCAAACCACAGAGGCTAGGATAGCTGATGTGAGAGAGGTTGGTCCCGATGCAGAAGAGCACAGCCTCGATATCCCTGTTGTAACTTTCCCGACCAATGGTCACCCAGAGCACGATTCTTCGCATCAGCCTTAG
- the LOC121745232 gene encoding uncharacterized protein LOC121745232 isoform X1: MIDNQLNWSKMQQLDQVKEKPAPLNMGEVNFSQAEDVQLETTRARFSNLLKRHAELTERLSRDSDKSVFERLQREFEAAQTSQTQEICLDGGQWNDGLLATIRERVHMEAERKAVLLQGDAASVPNLPFHEKITYRVGNKMICCLDGSRIGIQYETSFAGEPCELFHCVLESKSFLEKMTVLEHTIPFFLPIRDAENDYLSSNAMKFIDYVGDLLQAYIDRREQVRLIKELYGNQIGELYCSLPYHMIEFVLADFDCKVIVSIRYGELVSTLPSTISVLAWPMHQHKKLRTSVAPASRKESPGNQLVPARLVHAEDALRSMSLPEAFAEIVLSLPKSLDEAFPDHSASSRVCSQ; this comes from the exons ATGAT TGATAATCAGCTGAATTGGAGTAAAAtgcagcaacttgatcaagtcaaGGAGAAGCCTGCTCCTCTAAATATGGGAGAAGTG AACTTTTCCCAGGCTGAGGATGTACAGTTGGAGACTACACGGGCAAGAT TTTCAAATCTCCTTAAAAGGCATGCTGAATTAACGGAGCGGCTCTCTAG GGATTCTGACAAATCAGTTTTTGAGCGTTTGCAAAGAGAATTTGAAGCTGCACAGACTTCTCAAACTCAAG AAATATGTTTGGATGGTGGGCAATGGAATGATGGGCTATTAGCTACTATAAGAGAGCGG GTTCACATGGAGGCTGAAAGAAAGGCAGTGCTACTACAAGGGGATGCCGCTTCAGTGCCCAATTTACCTTTCCATGAAAAAATAACTTACAGAGTTGGAAATAAA ATGATCTGTTGTTTAGATGGATCAAGGATTGGCATTCAATATGAGACCTCATTTGCTG GAGAACCTTGTGAGCTGTTCCATTGTGTTCTTGAAAGCAAATCATTTCTTGAGAAAATGACAGTTCTTGAGCACACAATTCCATTTTTCTTGCCGATACGCGATGCGGAAAATGATTACCTCTCTTCAAATGCAATG AAGTTTATAGATTACGTCGGAGACTTGCTGCAGGCCTACATTGATAGACGAGAGCAG GTTCGTCTTATTAAAGAGTTGTATGGAAATCAAATAGGAGAACTGTATTGCAGTCTTCCATATCATATGATTGAATTTGTGCTTGCAGATTTTGATTG CAAGGTGATAGTCAGCATTAGATATGGGGAACTCGTCTCTACGCTTCCGTCAACCATCAGTGTCCTTGCTTGGCCGATGCACCAACATAAGAAACTCCGGACTTCTGTAGCACCAGCCAGCAGGAAGGAAAGCCCTGGCAATCAACTAGTTCCAGCTCGATTGGTACATGCTGAGGATGCATTGCGTTCAATGAGTCTACCCGAAG CTTTCGCAGAGATCGTTCTGAGCCTGCCCAAATCTCTTGATGAAGCATTTCCGGATCATAGCGCGAGTTCCCGTGTTTGCTCCCAGTAG